One segment of Candidatus Eisenbacteria bacterium DNA contains the following:
- a CDS encoding sulfurtransferase, with amino-acid sequence MNEHWTRGYAFPEVLVSTEWVAANLDNPKVRIVESNEDPLLYRAKHIPGAVEVDWTRDLNHPIVRDYLRRDGFEKLAGRVGITRDTTVVFYGDKSNWWACYAYWIFKLFNHPTARIMDGGRPKWEREGRPMTKEIPSIAPAKYEAPERDDTVHRAFRDEVLAHIEAGKALVDVQSPEEYSGERLHMPDYPNEGALRGGHIPGAFSIPWSRAAHPEDGTFKSAEELRKIYVDEKGLSETDDIIFAVENPQGISAKALAVILDEGLSGEPPETIAGVSPDIVTTIFDRELSMGKSLGLMGMVHMALSLARRRTASKAGG; translated from the coding sequence ATGAACGAACACTGGACCCGGGGCTACGCGTTCCCGGAGGTTCTCGTCTCGACCGAGTGGGTTGCCGCGAACCTGGACAACCCGAAAGTCCGCATCGTGGAATCGAACGAAGACCCGCTCCTCTATCGCGCGAAGCACATCCCCGGCGCGGTCGAGGTGGACTGGACCCGCGATCTCAACCATCCGATCGTTCGCGACTATCTGAGGCGAGACGGCTTCGAGAAGCTCGCGGGCCGTGTCGGAATCACGCGGGATACGACCGTGGTCTTCTACGGCGACAAGAGCAACTGGTGGGCGTGCTACGCCTACTGGATCTTCAAGCTCTTCAACCATCCGACCGCGCGGATCATGGACGGAGGAAGGCCGAAGTGGGAGAGAGAGGGACGTCCGATGACGAAGGAGATCCCGTCGATCGCGCCCGCGAAGTACGAGGCGCCCGAGCGGGACGATACCGTGCATCGAGCCTTCCGCGACGAGGTGCTCGCGCACATCGAGGCGGGAAAGGCGCTCGTCGACGTGCAGAGCCCCGAAGAGTATTCGGGAGAGCGTCTTCACATGCCCGACTATCCGAACGAGGGGGCGCTCCGCGGAGGGCACATCCCGGGAGCGTTCAGCATTCCCTGGTCCCGCGCGGCTCATCCCGAAGATGGAACGTTCAAGAGCGCAGAGGAGCTCCGGAAGATCTACGTCGACGAGAAGGGTCTTTCGGAGACGGACGACATCATCTTCGCGGTGGAGAACCCGCAGGGAATCTCCGCGAAGGCGCTCGCGGTGATCCTCGACGAGGGTTTGTCGGGCGAGCCGCCCGAGACGATCGCCGGCGTCTCTCCGGACATCGTTACCACGATCTTCGATCGCGAGCTCTCGATGGGCAAGAGCCTCGGGCTCATGGGCATGGTCCACATGGCGCTCTCGCTCGCCCGCAGGCGCACGGCTTCGAAAGCGGGCGGATAG
- a CDS encoding TSUP family transporter, giving the protein MDFAIVSFAALFASALAFFSGFGLGTLLLPVFALFFPVEVAVAATAVVHGANNMLKIAVVGKHADRDLVLRFGLPAIAAALAGAALLGYVAGFGELAKYPVGARTAIVTPVKLAMGILMLVFALFELLPRFRAIEFGRKYLALGGVLSGFFGGFSGHQGALRSAFLVQTGISTQAFVGTNAVIGFLVDAMRIATYAALFLLNGMKNPIGPEERSLVLAGVLAAFAGVLVGKNLLPKITMSAVRTLTGILLLVIALALGSGII; this is encoded by the coding sequence GTGGACTTCGCGATCGTCTCGTTCGCGGCTCTCTTCGCTTCCGCGCTCGCCTTCTTCAGCGGGTTCGGTCTTGGGACGCTCCTCCTTCCCGTCTTCGCCCTCTTCTTCCCCGTCGAGGTCGCCGTCGCGGCCACGGCCGTCGTGCACGGGGCGAACAACATGCTTAAGATCGCCGTCGTCGGGAAGCATGCGGACCGCGATCTCGTGCTCCGTTTCGGACTGCCGGCAATCGCGGCCGCGCTCGCCGGCGCCGCGCTTCTTGGATACGTCGCCGGCTTCGGCGAGCTGGCCAAGTACCCGGTCGGCGCGCGGACGGCGATCGTCACTCCGGTCAAGCTCGCGATGGGAATCCTCATGCTCGTCTTCGCGCTCTTCGAGCTCCTCCCGCGGTTTCGAGCGATCGAGTTCGGCCGCAAGTACCTCGCGCTCGGCGGCGTTCTCTCCGGGTTCTTCGGCGGCTTCTCCGGACATCAGGGCGCGCTTCGTTCCGCGTTTCTCGTGCAGACAGGGATCTCGACTCAGGCCTTCGTCGGAACGAACGCCGTCATCGGGTTTCTGGTCGATGCGATGCGGATCGCGACCTATGCTGCTCTCTTCCTTCTCAATGGGATGAAGAACCCGATCGGACCGGAAGAGCGGTCGCTCGTTCTCGCCGGCGTTCTCGCCGCTTTCGCGGGCGTTCTCGTCGGAAAGAACCTCTTGCCGAAGATCACGATGAGTGCGGTGCGGACGCTGACCGGCATCCTTCTTCTCGTCATCGCCCTCGCTCTCGGCTCGGGCATCATCTGA
- a CDS encoding DUF819 family protein yields the protein MISSPAAVLTVLSALAAFFFWLEARTRWRLFQYAPPLLFIYGIPVVLSNTGVIPTESPVYSGMRAIMLPVFLTLMLLSLDCRKAVRVMGRGIFVMLLGSAGVVIGAPISYAIVKGGLSPDAWKGFGALAGSWIGGTGNLAAVAGALDTPPEEMGLAVLADNLVYVIWLPILLGSKNWADRFNRFTGVPEERLSRMEEAAKSIEREEGALGMRDLLLLATLGFAVAWAAKGIAGRVPAYEPVLSKGTWEILLVTTFGILLSFTPARRIAGSQPLAMAMVYLFVASMGARAELSGLGRAPWFVAGAYIWILVHGIVIVIAARIFRVDAHTAAISSAANIGGIASAPIVAAHHKKTLVPVSILMALIGYAIGNYCAIVAAQLCFWVRG from the coding sequence GTGATCTCGTCGCCGGCCGCCGTTCTCACGGTTCTTTCCGCGCTCGCGGCGTTCTTCTTTTGGCTTGAAGCGCGGACGAGGTGGCGTCTCTTTCAATACGCGCCGCCCCTCCTCTTCATCTACGGCATCCCGGTGGTCCTTTCGAACACGGGCGTGATCCCGACCGAGAGCCCGGTCTACTCCGGGATGCGCGCGATCATGCTCCCCGTCTTCCTCACGCTCATGCTCCTCTCGCTCGACTGTCGAAAGGCGGTGCGCGTGATGGGACGAGGGATCTTCGTAATGCTTCTTGGGAGCGCGGGGGTCGTGATCGGCGCGCCGATCAGCTACGCGATCGTGAAGGGCGGTCTCTCTCCGGATGCATGGAAGGGCTTCGGCGCGCTCGCGGGGAGCTGGATCGGCGGAACGGGGAACCTCGCGGCGGTGGCGGGAGCACTCGACACGCCCCCGGAGGAGATGGGGCTCGCGGTCCTCGCGGACAACCTCGTCTACGTGATCTGGCTGCCGATTCTTCTTGGTTCAAAGAACTGGGCGGATCGTTTCAATCGGTTCACCGGCGTTCCAGAGGAGCGTCTCTCGCGCATGGAGGAGGCGGCGAAGTCGATCGAGAGGGAGGAAGGAGCGCTCGGGATGCGGGATCTTCTCCTTCTCGCGACGCTCGGCTTCGCGGTCGCGTGGGCGGCGAAGGGGATCGCGGGCCGGGTTCCCGCGTACGAGCCGGTCCTCTCCAAGGGAACGTGGGAGATTCTTCTCGTCACGACGTTCGGGATCCTTCTCTCGTTTACGCCCGCGAGGAGAATCGCGGGGAGCCAGCCGCTCGCGATGGCGATGGTCTATCTCTTCGTCGCGTCGATGGGGGCGCGGGCGGAGCTTTCGGGGCTCGGTCGCGCGCCGTGGTTCGTCGCCGGCGCCTATATCTGGATCCTCGTTCACGGGATCGTGATCGTGATCGCTGCGCGGATCTTCCGCGTCGACGCGCACACCGCGGCGATCTCCTCGGCGGCGAACATCGGCGGGATCGCGTCCGCCCCGATCGTCGCGGCGCACCACAAGAAGACGCTCGTGCCGGTCTCGATCCTGATGGCGCTGATCGGATACGCGATCGGGAACTACTGCGCGATCGTCGCCGCGCAGCTCTGCTTCTGGGTCAGGGGATAG